From the Hordeum vulgare subsp. vulgare chromosome 1H, MorexV3_pseudomolecules_assembly, whole genome shotgun sequence genome, the window TATGTGGGCGTGATGAGGAAACGTCATTTCATGCGCTACTGGTTTGCCCGCACGCAGCGAAACTATGGGATACCATGCAGGCGGTTTGGCCTCTGCCTCCCCGGACTGTTATCGCATGTACATGCATGGagtggttgttccatctgctggtTGAGATGCCGGAGTCTAATAGAAGTCGAATTGTGATGGTGCTTTGGAGAAGCTGGTATCTGCGGAATGAAATCTTTCACGGCAAACAGGTGCCCCCGCTCGATATTTCATGTTCCTTCCTTTCCAGTTACTATAACTCctacaaaaatatttccctagGCGTTGAAGATCTCTTGAAAGGCAAAACCCCTGTTATGGATGTTACTGCTCCCagggcctcttccacgagcacttCGGCTAAACCATGGCCAGCCCCGGGGAGGAATGTGGTAGCCCTGTCTATTGATGGTTCTTTTAATCCTGTCGATGGGGCTACGGGTTCAGGGATGATTCTCTGAGATGATAAAGGGGCTATTATTTTTGCTTCCTATCGTAAGTTGTTTCATTGCAACGATGCGCTGGAGGCTGAATTACAGGCAATGAAAGAAGGGCTTCAATTGGCCACTACTCATTCTTCTTGACCAGTGGTGGTGCAATCGGATTGTGCTTTAGCACTTAAGATGGTTGATGTTGATACTTTTGATAGATCGGCTTACAGTCTTTTAGTTTCAGAGATTAAAAGTTTTCTTTTGGATAGGGAGGTTTCTCTTATTAAGATTCGTAGAGAGCAAAATAGGGTTGCCCATTGTTTGGCAAACTTTGGTAGGAATGGAGATAGTACTGCTTGTTGGATAGGTAGACCACCTCCATGCATTACCATGTTGGTTGCTGAGGATTGTAACTCTATATTATTGGAATAAATCTCCCTGTTCTGCGCAAAAAAAAACACATCGTTGAAAGGCTTGAAATAACTCTTTTCACTCGTAGCATTTTCAGtagtactagcaaaagagcccgtgcgttgcgacGGGAGAGAAAATAACACGTACTCTTAACACAATAACCACGACTCTAGACCTTAATAGGTCTACGTCTTTTAGTTCCAAATGACATCACATTTTAAGgtccctctctttctctctgagAGAAAATTCAGTACGTTCAGTATGCTtagttacagagggagtatacgcCAACTTGATGCATATTTAATTAACAAATCAAGAAATCAAAGCATGAAAGAATATTGCGTACATGTATTCCAAACAATTTAAATTTATGTCATGTGAACTTATATTATTAATGAACATATAATAAGTAAGCATGGATATGATCTTACTTGATGTTTCAAGTTGCATGGTCTCTCTCCTCCTCGGTGATGCCCACAAATATTTGCATGACGATGAAAATAGCAAAACATGTGTTTATTAACTAATGATAGCATATGCATAAGAGCATTATTTTTGTCTTGCTGATTTAAGTGTATGCATTTGTAATCAAAGTAAAGTCTTAATTTAGTTACAAACATATTAGACAGCTCCATCGAAAACAATAAATTTGCAAGTACATGCATGCCAAATGTTCAAGATTGCATATCAACATCGATATACTTAAAAAAATCATCAGAAAAATAGTTTAAAACAATATGAAAAATCAAGGCTAGGCCATTGATTTACGTAAAGTTTGTATAAGCATCATTGTTCAGTTTTTTATACATTAGAAACATTTTTTTTACGGGTGACATCAGAAACATTTTATATATACACGTTTAATATTTTCAATTCCATGGTTAACATTTTAAAAACATATTTAGTTTTCATGTCTACTTTTTTTTATACACATTCtacatattttgtatgcatcatgaacattttttatatacatgtttgaCATTATCCaaatacacgattaacatttttgaaaagttatattctttatgtctactttgttccatacacattgtatatttttgtatatgttttTCTTATACATCGAAAACATTTTTCTATGCACATTTaaagttttttaaatacatgatcaatattttcaaaataaaataaaaatatattatttatgaTCCCTACGCACTGAACATTATTTGTATATATGGAAACTTTTTTATCTATAAGTTTGACATTTCTTAAATCCATGATTAATATTTGTGCAAAGTTTATGCCAAAAGAGAAAAAATCCATGATTAATATTTGTGCAAAGTTTATGCCAAAAGAGAAAAAATCCATGATTAATATTTGTGCAAAGTTTATGCCAAAAGAGAAAAAATCCATGATTAATATTTGTGCAAAGTTTATGCCAAAAGAGAAAAAAGATCCATGATTAATATTTGTGCAAAGTTTATgccaaaagagaaaaagaaaacataGAAGAactaaaaaaggaagaaaaaaagaaacaggGATCGATcgaacctagctctcctagatgcaCAACAGTTGCACCAGCCACTACGCCTCACACATGGTAATAACAATTCACGGTTTCAAACTATAAGAAGTACATCGTACAACGACTttgataaaaataaagataaagatatatgTATGTAcgtcttaggccctgtttggatcctagggttagagttagagttggttagattgaactcatctaaccctcaaaaatccaaacaggGTGGTTAgagtgggttagatgcatctaacccacatcaaatctaacccatccaagaggtgcctagaaaaagttacttttctctctccctccaccatacAAAATCTTAGATAAAGAAGCCAGATAATTAGAAAAAGTGCAtttattgacaatctaaccctttcatccaaacacctctttggttagtgttagttcagggttagtctagagttagaatctaactctaacctctaaccgagttagagtatctAAACAGGGCCTTAGATGTATTGGATCTTTGAAACCggtgattattatttttaatttagTTTTATAATTTTAACGTCACTCCGATCTCATAGCAACAAAAGGAAACGGAAAAACACGTCACCAAAAGAATCTAGCAGCGTCGTCATCCATTCCTCCTCTTGAGGTGAGAATCACAGGGTCAACTCGAGGAATCAAAGTCTTATCCTTCCACTTCCCAGGTTTGGATTCCGTCCATGGCGTCCCAGGATCACCACCACGGCGGCCACTCCCACGACGAcgaccatcatcaccaccaccatcatcacgggTGAGTTCACCCGCCTCCGCCACGCCATCCTTGTCGCCGCCCGCGCAGCCGACTAAACCAGCGCCCGCTCTGCTCTGCGCTTGCAGGGATgccgccgccgcggccgccgGGAAGGTGGCGGGCTCGTGGGTCGGCGAGGACGGGCGCGTGTGGCACTCCCACGACGGCCTGGCGCCGCACTCCCACGAGCCCATCTACTCCGCCGGAGACTTCTCCAAGCGCGCGCCGCCGCTCGACTCCCGCAGCTTCGCCGACCGCGCCTTCACCGTCGGCATCGGCGGCCCCGTCGGCACCGGGTACGCCCACCTCTCTCCCTGCAGTTGCTAGATTGTTGGTTGTGATGGATTGGGGGCTGTTCCTTGTCCGGCGAGAAAGGAGCCGCCTTTTCCTCTGAATCTGTTTGCTCTTCCCACTTAGCGTTTGCTGCAAATTTCAGCTATTTATATGCTCTAGATTGGTATGGGATGGTGTAGGTACTCTTGATCTTTGGAGATGATTGTGGATGCATAGCCGCTGAAAAATGTCCCTTTGACCACAAATCTGTTGTCAAATGTTGGAGTTATTCTTGGGCAGAGTAGACACTATATGCTCTGTTTCCTGGTGTGATTACTGATTAGTGAACACTGTCATATGCTTgtgattttttctgattttgcCAACAGACATGCCTCCTCTTGCCGTTCTTACAGCCATACACTgttttgttgttcttgctgttgggcGTTATGTTTCCCTACCACAGTATATACCATCCtaagatatatattttttttaattcGGAAGCGAGTTTGGGAGGTCTGGTCCATCCGAAGGAATTTGTGCATAGCGTTTTCATGTTAACGGAATAACCTGATGTGGTGAAGCAAGGGTTCCTAATTGCATATCGGGGCAACTAAGAAATGATGAAGTGAGATGATCCCCACAATCTTCTGCCTGTTTTGCCTTATGCAGGAAGACTGCCCTGATGTTAGCACTCTGCACTTGCCTCCGTGACAAATATAGTCTTGCAGCGGTATGTACCATGGTTTTACCCTGTGATTCTCTTAAGATTGCTTGAGCCGTTATCTACTTTTTACGGATTAAACTGCACATTTACCGCATCTTTTGGCATCGAACTTTCATATCATACCATCTAAAGATATATTCAGTTGGCCCTGTTTCTGAACTGCAAATAGTTGATTTAAAATACAGGTCAATATTTGTATGTGGAGACCATCATAGAAATCTAATTACTTAACATTCTTGCGATATTTTCTTAAACACAAATACCTAGTAGTCTCCACAATGTATGCTTGAATTATACCACACCCTTAGGATTTCTCTTTCTTTGCTTTTTATTATGTGCAGGTTACAAATGATATATTCACAAAAGAGGATGGAGAATTCTTGGTCAAGCATGGAGCTCTTCCTGAAGAGCGTATACGTGCCGTTGAAACTGGAGGCTGCCCTCATGCAGCTATACGGGAGGACATCAGCATAAATCTGGGCCCTCTGGAGGAGCTATCCAACTTGTACAAGGCGGATTTGCTGCTCTGTGAATCTGGAGGAGGTACACATTGGAAGGTTTACTATCGTGTATGTTTAGACCGGCTTAGTATTATCAGTTGACTGTTTGGACAATGTCCTGTACCCTCTTTGTTTTGATATGAAACCTGTATCTGTTTCTATAATCTTGTTCAGGAATATCAGCGTGTGTCGTTGATTTTTCTCAAGCTACTTTGTTGTATCTTGGCATTAGATGAACATCTCACGATTCCTTTGCTTCCGGATATTGGGTGGCTGAATAGTATCCTCATGGCCCAACTTGTGCCATTTTATGATCAAGTCATTATCACTGATCAGGAACTAAGAAAGCTATGTTTTGTGCATCTTGTGTGCAGATAACCTGGCTGCGAACTTCAGCAGGGAGCTAGCAGACTATATAATCTACATCATCGACGTGTCTGGCGGGGACAAGATACCAAGGAAAGGTGGCCCTGGTATAACCCAGGCAGATCTTCTGGTGCGTTCCTACCCTCACCGAACCATTCAACCACAATGCAAACCTGCACTGTCAAACTGGTCTATCCTTTATACCTGTTTGAGACTCACCTACCAGATTCACCAACTCGGATCATTTGTTCCAAACGCAGGTCATAAACAAGACGGACCTCGCCTCCGCGGTTGGAGCCGACCTAGCCGTGATGGAACGAGACGCCCTTCGAATGCGGGAAGGAGGGCCCTTCGTCTTTGCCCAGGTTACAGAtcaaaccacacacacacacgcagttCTCTCTTTCTTGCAATGATCGTAATGCCATGATGAACCCATTCTGCCCTGTGCGTCGCTGGTGCAGGTGAAACACGGGGTTGGCGTGGAGGAGATCGTGGACCACGTGCTACGGGCCTGGGAGATCGCGACCGGCAACCGGCGCCGATAGAGGCTCCATCATGTGCCACTTAATTTTCGGTCATGTGTTCATGTCGCCCACACGTGTAAATTGTGGAGCGGGTCTTCCTTTCGCCCCCGAATAAACCACGCGCCGTTTAGTACCGCATGCTGAAAAATAACGGTGTGTGCTTTGCAGCATTCTGCTGCTACGAACTGAACCCGAATACAGTGCGGTGAGTTCTTTCTATGTAACTTGATCAGATGCAAGGTTCTTGGTGAGAATTAATaataagaaaaaaaaagattATTTTTGACATTGTCGTTTTCGCTGTGCCTCGAACGATAATAAGAGGATAGCAATGATGGTTTAGGATAATAAGAGGATAGCAATGATGGTTTGTTATTGGATCTTGAAGCATACATTAAGCAGTACCTCCGACCCAAAATAAATGTCGCAAATTTTGTACATCAGAGCCTTATTTTGGGATGAAGGGAGTGCATCAGATCTCTCGTACTGCTCGGCACACATGGAGAAACTATGTCATCATGCAAACTTCTCTCTCGTGCTACTCGGCACAAATGGAGAACTAC encodes:
- the LOC123450459 gene encoding urease accessory protein G, with protein sequence MASQDHHHGGHSHDDDHHHHHHHHGDAAAAAAGKVAGSWVGEDGRVWHSHDGLAPHSHEPIYSAGDFSKRAPPLDSRSFADRAFTVGIGGPVGTGKTALMLALCTCLRDKYSLAAVTNDIFTKEDGEFLVKHGALPEERIRAVETGGCPHAAIREDISINLGPLEELSNLYKADLLLCESGGDNLAANFSRELADYIIYIIDVSGGDKIPRKGGPGITQADLLVINKTDLASAVGADLAVMERDALRMREGGPFVFAQVKHGVGVEEIVDHVLRAWEIATGNRRR